The following proteins come from a genomic window of Flavobacterium crocinum:
- the nhaA gene encoding Na+/H+ antiporter NhaA: MKLTKTFKAFFENEKSGGIILLFVTILSLYLANSAFQVPYVAFWEKELAGHSITEWINDGLMTIFFLLIGLELEREIYHGELSNFKNASLPIVAAFGGMIVPAAIFLVLNYGTTTQNGAGIPMATDIAFAIGILSLLGNKVPASLKVFLTALAVIDDLGAIIVIAVFYSTSISFLNLGIALAIWGALFVLNRMKIHNLIPYIIGGIVMWYFMLNSGVHATITGVILAFVIPFGDGGEKTSSYKLQHFLHQPVAFFILPLFAIANTALTITENWHEGLNHSNSYGIILGLVIGKPLGILLFSSVGVTSGLCLLPKNLKWAHILGAGMLGGIGFTMSIFITVLAFKNPEIIVFSKIAILIASFLAGLIGFVYLKYILNKSTVV; encoded by the coding sequence ATGAAATTAACCAAGACCTTTAAAGCCTTTTTTGAAAACGAAAAATCAGGAGGAATTATCTTGCTCTTTGTTACAATTTTATCTCTTTATCTTGCCAATTCAGCTTTTCAGGTTCCTTATGTTGCTTTTTGGGAAAAAGAATTAGCAGGACACAGTATTACAGAATGGATTAACGATGGATTAATGACAATCTTCTTTCTTCTGATCGGATTGGAATTGGAACGCGAAATTTATCACGGAGAATTGTCTAATTTCAAAAATGCCTCTTTACCAATAGTTGCTGCGTTTGGCGGAATGATAGTTCCTGCTGCAATATTTCTGGTTTTAAATTATGGCACAACGACTCAAAATGGTGCAGGAATTCCAATGGCTACAGATATTGCTTTTGCAATTGGAATTTTATCGCTTCTTGGCAATAAAGTTCCCGCTTCATTAAAAGTATTTCTAACTGCTCTCGCAGTCATAGACGATTTAGGAGCCATAATTGTTATTGCTGTTTTTTACAGTACTTCTATTTCTTTTCTAAATCTTGGAATTGCACTTGCAATCTGGGGAGCTTTATTTGTTTTAAACCGAATGAAAATTCATAATTTGATTCCGTATATAATTGGCGGAATTGTCATGTGGTATTTTATGCTAAATTCTGGTGTTCATGCCACTATAACTGGAGTAATTTTAGCATTTGTTATTCCGTTTGGCGATGGCGGGGAAAAAACATCTTCCTATAAACTGCAACACTTCTTGCATCAGCCGGTAGCCTTTTTTATCCTGCCACTTTTTGCCATCGCCAATACCGCTTTGACTATTACCGAAAACTGGCACGAAGGATTAAACCACTCCAACTCATACGGAATTATTCTAGGACTTGTGATAGGCAAACCGCTTGGTATTTTATTATTTTCTTCTGTGGGTGTTACATCAGGTTTATGTTTACTTCCAAAAAATTTAAAATGGGCACACATTTTAGGCGCTGGAATGCTGGGCGGCATTGGTTTTACAATGTCAATTTTTATTACGGTTCTGGCTTTTAAAAACCCTGAAATAATTGTTTTTTCTAAAATCGCTATTCTGATTGCTTCTTTTCTGGCTGGTCTTATCGGCTTTGTATATCTAAAGTATATTTTGAATAAAAGCACTGTAGTTTAA
- the proC gene encoding pyrroline-5-carboxylate reductase, whose protein sequence is MKVHIIGGGNLGVSIALGIAKFSKNNQVTVTRRNIASIQYLSEYGITVSNDNKHNIQEADVVILTIKPYQVDTVLAEILPVIQNKTIASAVSGLSLEVLQTKTNFEYPVVRIMPNIAAQFGESATCISFPEKYKDNAAPIVDLFQDLGTAPVIDEKLMDAATVLGACGTAYALRYIRASMQAGIEIGFDSNTALSIAAQTVKGAAKMLLEERVHPEQLIDRVTTPQGCTIVGLNEMEHNGFSSSLIKGIKTSLKQIKG, encoded by the coding sequence ATGAAAGTACACATTATTGGAGGAGGAAACCTTGGGGTTTCTATTGCCTTGGGAATCGCTAAATTTTCAAAAAACAATCAGGTTACTGTTACCAGAAGAAACATAGCAAGTATTCAGTATTTATCTGAGTACGGAATTACTGTATCTAACGATAACAAACATAATATTCAGGAAGCCGACGTAGTAATTTTAACCATAAAACCGTATCAGGTTGATACTGTCTTGGCTGAAATTCTGCCTGTGATTCAAAACAAAACTATTGCATCGGCAGTAAGTGGATTGTCTTTAGAAGTTCTTCAAACGAAAACAAATTTTGAATATCCGGTTGTGCGTATTATGCCAAATATTGCGGCACAGTTTGGAGAATCGGCAACTTGTATTTCTTTCCCGGAAAAATACAAAGATAATGCTGCGCCAATTGTTGACTTGTTTCAGGATTTAGGAACAGCTCCGGTAATTGATGAAAAATTGATGGATGCCGCGACGGTTTTAGGTGCGTGTGGAACTGCATATGCATTGCGTTATATTCGGGCTTCTATGCAAGCAGGAATCGAAATTGGATTTGATTCTAATACAGCGCTTTCAATTGCAGCTCAAACTGTAAAAGGAGCGGCTAAAATGCTTTTAGAAGAACGAGTACATCCGGAACAATTAATCGACCGCGTAACAACTCCTCAAGGCTGTACAATCGTAGGTTTAAATGAAATGGAACATAATGGTTTCAGTTCCTCTTTAATTAAAGGAATCAAGACTTCTTTGAAACAGATTAAAGGTTAG